In Streptomyces sp. TS71-3, the following proteins share a genomic window:
- a CDS encoding GlxA family transcriptional regulator, giving the protein MTLPRPQTAPVRTASRAAAAGKPAALHRVVVLALDGLLPFELGIPQRIFGKARDAVRRPLYEVVTCSAREPGPVTTDADFAVLVENGPQALATADTVVIPASYELGPVFEEGRLTPELAAALEYVRPGTRMVSICTGSYVLAAAGLLDGRPSTTHWSHAEHFQRLFPCTKVDADVLFVDDGDVLTSAGVAAGIDLCLHVVRRDHGTAIANEVARRTVVPPHRDGGQAQYIQRPVPEEQQATTAAARSWALQRLHEPLQLRDMAERESMSVRTFTRRFREEAGMSPGQWLTQQRIERARQLLESTDLSIDQVAQDCGFGTAQSMRQHLQAALGVTPSAYRRTFRTANSRPVNGVPGSGLTASVNA; this is encoded by the coding sequence ATGACCCTGCCCCGCCCGCAGACGGCCCCCGTCCGCACCGCCTCCCGAGCCGCCGCCGCTGGGAAGCCCGCCGCGCTGCACCGCGTCGTGGTGCTGGCCCTGGACGGCCTGCTCCCGTTCGAGCTGGGCATCCCGCAGCGGATCTTCGGCAAGGCGCGGGACGCCGTGCGCCGCCCGCTGTACGAGGTGGTGACCTGCTCGGCCCGGGAGCCGGGCCCGGTGACCACGGACGCCGACTTCGCGGTGCTGGTGGAGAACGGGCCGCAGGCGCTCGCGACCGCCGACACGGTCGTCATCCCCGCCTCGTACGAGCTGGGCCCGGTCTTCGAGGAGGGCCGGCTGACCCCGGAGCTGGCCGCCGCGCTGGAGTACGTCAGGCCGGGCACCCGGATGGTCTCCATCTGCACCGGCAGCTACGTGCTGGCCGCCGCCGGCCTCCTGGACGGCCGGCCGTCCACCACGCACTGGTCGCACGCCGAGCACTTCCAGCGGCTCTTCCCCTGCACGAAGGTCGACGCGGACGTCCTCTTCGTCGACGACGGGGACGTCCTCACGTCCGCGGGGGTGGCCGCCGGCATCGACCTCTGCCTGCACGTGGTCCGCCGCGACCACGGCACCGCCATCGCCAACGAGGTCGCACGCCGCACCGTCGTCCCGCCGCACCGCGACGGCGGGCAGGCCCAGTACATCCAGCGGCCGGTGCCCGAGGAGCAGCAGGCGACCACCGCCGCCGCGCGCTCCTGGGCGCTCCAGCGGCTCCACGAACCGCTCCAGCTGCGGGACATGGCCGAGCGGGAGTCGATGTCGGTGCGCACCTTCACCCGGCGGTTCCGCGAGGAGGCCGGGATGAGCCCGGGGCAGTGGCTGACCCAGCAGCGCATCGAACGGGCCAGGCAGTTGCTGGAGTCCACCGACCTCTCCATCGACCAGGTGGCACAGGACTGCGGGTTCGGCACCGCGCAGTCCATGCGCCAGCACCTCCAGGCGGCCCTGGGCGTCACCCCGAGCGCGTACCGGCGCACCTTCCGCACCGCCAACAGCCGTCCGGTGAACGGCGTTCCCGGGAGCGGCCTGACCGCCTCGGTGAACGCATAG
- a CDS encoding SRPBCC family protein, which translates to MYSTRISRRVSAPRAAVYRALVDPDAIAEWRVPDGMSSHVHEFDAREGGAFRVSLTYDAGDQDGKSGAHTDTYHGRFLRMVPDEQVVEVFAFESADPSMRGEMTMTTTLADADGGTEVVIVHEGIPDSVPAADNETGTRMALENLARLVERGEQG; encoded by the coding sequence GTGTACTCCACGCGGATCTCACGGCGCGTGAGCGCCCCCCGGGCGGCCGTCTACCGCGCCCTCGTCGACCCGGACGCGATCGCCGAGTGGCGGGTGCCGGACGGGATGAGCAGTCACGTGCACGAGTTCGACGCGCGCGAGGGCGGCGCGTTCCGGGTCTCGCTCACATACGACGCCGGGGACCAGGACGGCAAGTCCGGGGCGCACACGGACACCTACCACGGCCGCTTCCTGCGGATGGTGCCGGACGAGCAGGTGGTGGAGGTCTTCGCGTTCGAGTCGGCGGATCCGTCGATGCGCGGCGAGATGACGATGACGACGACCCTCGCCGACGCGGACGGCGGCACCGAGGTGGTCATCGTGCACGAGGGCATCCCCGACAGCGTGCCCGCCGCCGACAACGAGACCGGCACGCGGATGGCGCTGGAGAACCTCGCGAGGCTCGTCGAACGGGGCGAACAGGGCTGA
- a CDS encoding ATP-binding protein — MQVLQLQIEVRPDPAEVGRARRWARARLQRSGIDAQEPIAETLILIVSELVTNAVVHTGCPAVLSILLHGGPEGAPDAATASGSPPPGAAPGGREAAVRTVRVEVADASRRPPRPRLADGEETGGRGLALVDGLADRWGWEPSGAGKRIWCELDRFDASPASRPSACCNRSYQGVAAYEAV, encoded by the coding sequence GTGCAGGTGCTTCAGTTACAGATCGAGGTCCGGCCCGACCCCGCGGAGGTGGGGCGGGCGAGACGGTGGGCCCGCGCCCGGCTCCAGAGGTCGGGCATCGATGCCCAGGAACCCATTGCGGAGACGCTGATCCTGATCGTCTCCGAACTCGTCACGAACGCGGTGGTGCACACCGGCTGCCCGGCGGTGCTGAGCATCCTGCTGCACGGCGGCCCCGAGGGCGCGCCCGACGCGGCCACCGCCTCCGGAAGCCCGCCCCCGGGCGCGGCACCGGGCGGGCGGGAGGCCGCGGTGCGCACGGTCCGGGTGGAGGTCGCCGACGCCTCCCGGCGTCCCCCGAGGCCCCGGCTCGCGGACGGCGAGGAGACGGGCGGCCGCGGCCTGGCGCTCGTCGACGGCCTCGCGGACCGCTGGGGCTGGGAGCCGTCCGGCGCGGGCAAGCGCATCTGGTGCGAGCTGGACCGCTTCGACGCCTCGCCCGCATCCCGCCCTTCGGCCTGCTGCAACCGCTCGTACCAGGGCGTGGCGGCGTACGAGGCCGTCTGA
- a CDS encoding EF-hand domain-containing protein: MVSSEYERRIATRFAGFDQDGNGYIDRQDFSGAAKALLAEFGTTARSDKGQALFIGAEAFWQGMAGIADRDGDQRINRDEFVNGAVKRLRDNPERFAAIARPFLHAALQIADGDGDGSVTVEEVGRVLRVLGATPSIADTAAAALDADADGRVAEDEIVVAFAQYFTVPE, encoded by the coding sequence ATGGTCAGTTCCGAGTACGAACGCAGGATCGCCACCAGGTTCGCCGGCTTCGACCAGGACGGCAACGGCTATATCGACCGTCAGGACTTCAGCGGCGCCGCCAAGGCGCTGCTGGCCGAATTCGGCACCACGGCCCGGTCGGACAAGGGGCAGGCCCTGTTCATCGGTGCCGAGGCGTTCTGGCAGGGCATGGCCGGCATCGCGGACCGGGACGGCGACCAGCGCATCAACCGGGACGAGTTCGTGAACGGCGCGGTCAAGCGGCTGCGGGACAACCCGGAGCGCTTCGCGGCCATCGCCCGCCCCTTCCTGCACGCGGCTCTCCAGATCGCGGACGGCGACGGGGACGGCTCGGTGACCGTCGAGGAGGTCGGCAGGGTGCTGCGCGTTCTCGGCGCGACCCCCTCGATCGCCGACACCGCGGCCGCCGCGCTCGACGCGGACGCGGACGGACGGGTCGCCGAGGACGAGATCGTGGTGGCGTTCGCGCAGTACTTCACCGTCCCCGAGTAA
- a CDS encoding STAS domain-containing protein gives MALRVTEDAQGDWAVLRLSGEMDLVTSPVLREQVHRAVADGRHSLVLDLSDVLFCDSSGVGVLVATRRLMRSCHGRLRVVLPAQGAEDGSHVNRVLAALGVRRLFEVYADADGAVDDAVAPLSA, from the coding sequence GTGGCGCTCAGGGTGACCGAGGATGCGCAGGGCGACTGGGCCGTGCTGAGACTCTCGGGTGAAATGGACCTGGTGACGTCCCCCGTGCTGCGCGAGCAGGTGCACCGCGCCGTGGCCGACGGCCGGCACAGCCTCGTACTCGACCTGTCCGACGTGCTGTTCTGCGATTCCAGCGGGGTTGGTGTGCTCGTCGCCACGCGCCGGCTGATGCGCTCGTGCCACGGCCGGCTGAGGGTGGTGCTGCCCGCACAGGGCGCGGAGGACGGCTCACACGTGAACCGCGTGCTCGCCGCGCTCGGCGTGCGCCGCCTGTTCGAGGTCTACGCGGACGCGGACGGCGCCGTCGACGACGCCGTGGCGCCGCTCTCGGCCTGA
- a CDS encoding sigma-70 family RNA polymerase sigma factor, translated as MTESAQPRWDHVMHLRLARGEAAALGELYDRFAPLVHGLAHRVLTEDAAADQVTREVFARLWEHPDAYDPERGPLRSWLAELAHLLAVRRLRAARSAGYGAVAGVGAEPDVAEGVGADVAEGVGVDVAEGTEVRADVTEGTGRAEEPERAVRRASAAARADYLVESMPASLRAALHLAYFQRRDCRQTAADLGITEEEAHRRLRLGLQLLATAHNSGPLDPPLGYDTPPDPSGPPPGPGSTT; from the coding sequence ATGACGGAGAGTGCACAGCCCCGCTGGGACCACGTCATGCACCTGCGCCTGGCCCGGGGCGAGGCCGCCGCACTCGGCGAGCTGTACGACCGGTTCGCCCCGCTCGTGCACGGCCTCGCCCACCGCGTGCTCACCGAGGACGCCGCCGCCGACCAGGTCACCCGGGAGGTCTTCGCCCGCCTCTGGGAGCACCCGGACGCCTACGACCCCGAGCGCGGCCCCCTGCGCTCCTGGCTGGCGGAACTCGCCCACCTCCTGGCCGTGCGCCGACTGCGCGCCGCACGGAGCGCAGGCTACGGGGCGGTCGCGGGCGTGGGGGCGGAACCGGACGTGGCGGAGGGCGTGGGGGCGGACGTGGCGGAGGGCGTGGGGGTGGACGTGGCGGAGGGCACGGAGGTGAGGGCGGACGTGACGGAGGGCACGGGTAGGGCGGAGGAGCCGGAACGCGCCGTCCGCAGGGCGTCGGCGGCCGCCCGCGCCGACTACCTGGTGGAGTCCATGCCCGCCTCGCTGCGCGCCGCCCTCCACCTCGCCTACTTCCAGCGCCGGGACTGCCGCCAGACCGCCGCGGACCTCGGCATCACCGAGGAGGAGGCGCACCGCAGGCTCCGCCTCGGCCTGCAACTGCTCGCCACCGCGCACAACTCGGGCCCGCTCGACCCGCCGCTCGGTTACGACACCCCACCGGACCCGTCCGGCCCGCCGCCAGGCCCCGGGAGCACGACGTGA
- a CDS encoding zf-HC2 domain-containing protein produces MTDAEHPEQPEHPEDPEQPLDPEHSQDPEHSDDTDRREDAGRPEDTGPSEDPARSDDPRPSDDPRPSDAPGRLQTPRPESAEYPAGGVRIPAQRGPMEDGGPLPAASPLPGMRRPGDGRPVGRRTRGFTHAALRSLLGAWALAALSPGETASVEHHLNGCGPCAEEALRLRDAVGLLHPAENLDLAPELRARVLEHCLARRAPRVPVPDWAAPYEAETARLDALLQDIGDAEWHAPVRLRWYEDGRQVRRRTTVAGTLAHLLCVDGLVSVALNLPDPVGAVAPGGLDPTKRTEAYWDAARVPPTGAVRAPWREQSRGLVRNASFLAEETAGAGAREVRVPYGDTALPLPDALLERAFECWIHAGDIAEAVAYPYGPPAAAHLHRLIDLAARLLPAALARRREGSGNAGGGAAGAVERTVRLEIEGAGGGVWQVPLDRPAPPAAPRPPAARSSSRDTAADTGCGTGTGSGEEVAHLALDGLEFCRLAAGRIAPEDAVAGSTGDRAAVTELLTATASLSRL; encoded by the coding sequence GTGACCGACGCCGAACACCCGGAGCAGCCCGAACACCCCGAGGATCCCGAGCAGCCGCTGGACCCCGAGCACTCGCAGGATCCCGAGCACTCTGACGACACCGATCGCCGGGAGGACGCCGGCCGCCCGGAGGACACCGGTCCCTCCGAGGACCCTGCTCGCTCGGACGACCCCCGCCCCTCCGACGACCCCCGCCCCTCGGACGCCCCCGGCCGCTTGCAGACCCCCCGCCCGGAGAGCGCGGAGTACCCCGCGGGCGGCGTGCGCATCCCCGCGCAGCGCGGCCCCATGGAGGACGGCGGCCCGCTGCCGGCCGCCTCCCCGCTGCCCGGCATGCGCCGTCCCGGCGACGGGCGGCCGGTGGGGCGCAGGACCCGCGGGTTCACGCACGCCGCGCTCCGCTCGCTGCTCGGCGCCTGGGCGCTGGCCGCGCTCTCCCCCGGCGAGACGGCGTCGGTCGAGCACCATCTGAACGGCTGCGGGCCCTGTGCCGAGGAGGCGTTGCGGCTGCGCGACGCGGTGGGCCTGCTGCACCCGGCGGAGAACCTGGATCTCGCCCCCGAGTTGCGCGCCCGGGTGCTGGAGCACTGCCTCGCCCGCCGCGCGCCGCGCGTCCCGGTGCCGGACTGGGCCGCGCCGTACGAGGCGGAGACCGCGCGGCTGGACGCGCTGCTCCAGGACATCGGCGACGCCGAGTGGCACGCCCCGGTGCGGTTGCGCTGGTACGAGGACGGCAGGCAGGTCCGGCGCCGGACCACCGTCGCCGGCACGCTCGCCCACCTGCTCTGCGTGGACGGCCTGGTCTCCGTGGCACTGAACCTGCCGGATCCCGTGGGCGCCGTCGCCCCGGGCGGCCTCGACCCGACCAAGCGGACCGAGGCGTACTGGGACGCCGCGCGGGTGCCGCCGACCGGCGCCGTCCGGGCGCCCTGGCGCGAGCAGAGCCGGGGCCTGGTGCGCAACGCCTCGTTCCTCGCCGAGGAGACGGCGGGCGCCGGGGCGCGGGAGGTGCGGGTGCCGTACGGCGACACCGCCCTGCCGCTGCCCGACGCCCTGCTGGAGCGCGCCTTCGAGTGCTGGATCCACGCGGGCGACATCGCGGAGGCGGTCGCCTACCCCTACGGCCCGCCCGCCGCGGCGCACCTGCACCGCCTGATCGACCTCGCCGCCCGGCTGCTGCCCGCCGCCCTGGCCCGGCGGCGCGAGGGCTCCGGGAACGCCGGCGGGGGCGCCGCGGGGGCGGTCGAGCGCACCGTGCGCCTGGAGATCGAGGGCGCGGGCGGCGGCGTGTGGCAGGTCCCGCTGGACCGTCCCGCCCCGCCGGCCGCGCCCCGGCCGCCCGCGGCCCGGTCGAGCAGCAGGGACACCGCCGCGGACACGGGCTGCGGCACGGGCACCGGCAGCGGCGAAGAAGTCGCGCACCTGGCCCTGGACGGCCTTGAGTTCTGCCGGCTGGCCGCGGGCCGGATCGCCCCCGAGGACGCCGTGGCGGGCAGCACGGGTGACCGCGCCGCGGTCACCGAGCTCCTGACGGCGACGGCGTCGCTCAGCCGCCTGTGA
- the purU gene encoding formyltetrahydrofolate deformylase — MSEESVHETVPAGAASAEQFVLTLSCPDRRGIVHAVSSHLFTAGCNIEDSQQFGDRDTGLFFMRVHFSAEPSPPSSPSPGDAREVPPVTLEKLRDGFAAVGDAFHMDWQIHRADHRMRIVLMVSKFGHCLNDLLFRAHTGALPVEIAAVVSNHGEFAGLVESYGIPFRHIPVTADTKAEAEAELLDLVREERVELVVLARYMQVLSDDFCKQLSGRIINIHHSFLPSFKGAKPYHQAHARGVKLIGATAHYVTADLDEGPIIEQEVQRVGHQVTPQQLVAIGRDVECRALARAVAWHAERRIMLNGARTVVFG, encoded by the coding sequence ATGAGCGAGGAGTCCGTCCACGAGACCGTGCCCGCCGGGGCCGCGTCCGCCGAGCAGTTCGTGCTGACCCTGTCCTGTCCCGACCGGCGGGGCATCGTGCACGCCGTGTCGAGCCATCTGTTCACGGCCGGCTGCAACATCGAGGACAGCCAGCAGTTCGGCGACCGCGACACCGGTCTCTTCTTCATGCGGGTGCACTTCTCGGCCGAGCCCTCCCCGCCCTCCTCGCCTTCGCCGGGGGACGCGCGGGAGGTGCCCCCGGTGACCCTGGAGAAGCTGCGGGACGGCTTCGCGGCCGTCGGGGACGCCTTCCACATGGACTGGCAGATCCACCGCGCCGACCACCGCATGCGGATCGTGCTGATGGTGTCCAAGTTCGGGCACTGCCTCAACGACCTGCTGTTCCGCGCGCACACCGGCGCGCTGCCGGTGGAGATCGCCGCGGTGGTCTCCAACCACGGGGAGTTCGCCGGTCTCGTGGAGTCGTACGGCATTCCGTTCCGCCACATTCCGGTCACTGCGGACACCAAGGCGGAGGCCGAGGCCGAGCTGCTCGACCTGGTGCGGGAGGAGCGCGTGGAGCTGGTCGTGCTCGCCCGCTACATGCAGGTGCTCTCCGACGACTTCTGCAAGCAGCTCAGCGGCCGGATCATCAACATCCACCACTCCTTCCTGCCGAGCTTCAAGGGCGCCAAGCCGTACCACCAGGCACACGCGCGTGGCGTGAAGCTGATCGGCGCGACGGCGCACTACGTGACGGCCGACCTGGACGAGGGGCCGATCATCGAGCAGGAGGTCCAGCGGGTCGGCCACCAGGTCACGCCGCAGCAGCTCGTCGCCATCGGCCGGGACGTGGAGTGCCGGGCGCTGGCCAGGGCCGTCGCCTGGCATGCGGAACGGCGGATCATGCTGAACGGCGCCCGGACGGTGGTGTTCGGCTAG
- a CDS encoding ABC transporter substrate-binding protein has product MTARRLRRTAVSTVTPHRPRRFTLRAGALALCAALSAACGVLPGTSGGSGAPITVMTWAPEDTKATNKPGMPAMAQAYARWANATGGLGGHHLNVLTCNEHNTTVGAAECARRAVAAKAVAVVGSYSQYSRSFLGPLEAAGIPYVGGYGLTDEEFSSPLSYPVNGGQPALMAGNGRQLAATCARIALVRPDTIAGDNLPQLLDAGLHAGGHTAATDIRTAEDATSYDTQADHALEVASGTGGTGCVSTVLGDRTDTFADSFRRARDDYPKVKVSSVLGSVDQSAVDRTGGATSPYEGAYVTGWYPVLTDARWNPMRDVISKYAFGDNRIDAADAGVQTTWIAYTVLRKAVESLGNENVTANTLRHAFDNGLKVETGGLTPPLRWDFSDLLAAPDFPRLVNADVTFQQVRDGRLVAERKGFVNVSNTLESAS; this is encoded by the coding sequence ATGACCGCCCGGCGACTCAGGCGCACCGCCGTCTCCACCGTTACCCCCCACCGGCCTCGCCGTTTCACACTCCGGGCCGGAGCCCTCGCGCTCTGTGCGGCGCTCAGCGCCGCCTGCGGGGTGCTGCCGGGCACCTCTGGGGGTTCGGGAGCACCGATCACGGTCATGACCTGGGCGCCTGAGGATACCAAGGCCACGAACAAGCCCGGCATGCCCGCGATGGCCCAGGCCTACGCCCGCTGGGCCAACGCGACCGGCGGCCTCGGCGGCCACCACCTCAACGTGCTCACCTGCAACGAGCACAACACCACGGTGGGCGCCGCGGAGTGCGCACGCCGCGCGGTCGCCGCGAAGGCGGTCGCGGTCGTCGGCTCCTACAGCCAGTACAGCCGCTCGTTCCTCGGCCCGCTGGAGGCGGCCGGCATCCCCTACGTCGGCGGCTACGGCCTCACCGACGAGGAGTTCTCCAGCCCGCTGTCGTACCCCGTCAACGGCGGCCAGCCCGCGCTGATGGCCGGCAACGGGCGCCAGCTCGCCGCCACGTGCGCCCGAATAGCCCTGGTGCGCCCCGACACCATCGCGGGCGACAACCTCCCGCAGCTGCTCGACGCGGGCCTGCACGCCGGCGGGCACACGGCGGCCACCGACATCCGCACCGCCGAGGACGCCACCTCGTACGACACCCAGGCCGACCACGCGCTCGAAGTGGCCAGCGGCACCGGCGGCACCGGGTGCGTGAGCACCGTGCTCGGCGACCGCACGGACACCTTCGCCGACTCCTTCCGCCGCGCCCGCGACGACTACCCGAAGGTCAAGGTCTCGTCGGTGCTCGGCAGCGTCGACCAGTCCGCCGTGGACCGCACCGGCGGCGCCACCAGCCCCTACGAGGGCGCCTACGTCACCGGCTGGTACCCCGTCCTCACCGACGCCCGCTGGAACCCCATGCGCGACGTCATCAGCAAGTACGCCTTCGGCGACAACCGCATCGACGCCGCGGACGCGGGCGTCCAGACCACCTGGATCGCCTACACCGTGCTCCGGAAGGCCGTGGAGTCCCTCGGCAACGAGAACGTCACCGCCAACACCCTCCGCCACGCGTTCGACAACGGCCTGAAGGTCGAGACCGGCGGCCTCACCCCGCCGCTGCGGTGGGACTTCTCGGACCTCCTGGCCGCACCCGACTTCCCCCGCCTCGTCAACGCCGACGTCACCTTCCAGCAGGTGCGCGACGGCAGGCTGGTCGCGGAGCGGAAGGGCTTCGTGAACGTGTCGAACACGCTGGAGAGCGCGTCGTAG
- a CDS encoding transcriptional regulator has protein sequence MAARPLVARQPNERLQALIQEASCSNAGLARRVNLCGAEHGLDLRYDKTSVARWLRGQQPRGRAPAIIAEALGRKLGRTVTIDEIGMANGKNLASGVGLMFSPTVLGAIEQVSELWRSDVGRRDFLTGSAVAASALVEPSRDWLISTPDAQVARTAGPRVGLSDVAALRAMTDSLVALDHQYGSGQVRPVVVHYLNSVVSGLLAGSYREAVGRELFAAAARLTELAGYMAVDTGQPGLAQRYYIQALRLSQAAGDRGYGGYVLAASMSHLAAQLGNPREIAQLARAAQEGTRGRVTPRAEAMFHAAEARGHALLGDARQTQEVVARAVAAMERAVGKPDSGDDPVWITYFDEAYLADELAHCHRDLGQAEGAAKRAQEALAGLPESRARRRAIGYVLLATAQVQQREVEQACHTGLQAVELLGSLRSNRGTEYLEDLQERLEPYRDEPVVREFGARLELQAA, from the coding sequence ATGGCCGCACGGCCACTCGTCGCGCGGCAGCCGAACGAACGGTTGCAGGCGCTCATCCAGGAAGCCTCGTGCTCCAACGCCGGACTGGCCCGAAGGGTCAATCTCTGCGGGGCCGAGCACGGTCTCGATCTGCGCTACGACAAGACATCCGTGGCCCGCTGGCTACGCGGCCAGCAGCCGCGTGGCAGGGCCCCGGCCATCATCGCCGAGGCACTCGGCCGCAAGCTGGGCCGCACGGTCACGATCGACGAGATCGGCATGGCCAACGGCAAGAACCTCGCCTCCGGCGTCGGCCTGATGTTCTCGCCGACCGTGCTCGGCGCCATCGAGCAGGTCTCCGAGCTGTGGCGCAGCGACGTCGGCCGGCGGGACTTCCTCACCGGCTCGGCGGTGGCGGCGTCCGCGCTGGTGGAGCCCAGCCGCGACTGGCTGATCTCCACCCCGGACGCCCAGGTGGCCCGGACGGCGGGGCCCCGCGTGGGCCTGTCGGACGTCGCCGCGCTGCGCGCGATGACGGACTCGCTGGTGGCCCTCGACCACCAGTACGGCAGCGGCCAGGTCCGCCCCGTCGTCGTCCACTACCTCAACAGCGTCGTCTCCGGACTGCTGGCCGGCTCCTACCGGGAGGCGGTGGGCCGCGAGCTCTTCGCGGCGGCGGCCCGCCTCACCGAACTGGCCGGGTACATGGCCGTCGACACCGGCCAGCCGGGCCTCGCCCAGCGGTACTACATCCAGGCCCTGCGCCTGTCGCAGGCGGCGGGGGACCGCGGCTACGGCGGGTACGTCCTGGCGGCGTCGATGAGCCACCTGGCCGCGCAGCTCGGCAACCCGCGGGAGATCGCGCAGCTCGCGCGGGCCGCCCAGGAGGGCACCCGGGGCCGGGTCACGCCGCGTGCGGAGGCGATGTTCCACGCCGCCGAGGCCCGCGGCCACGCCCTGCTCGGGGACGCCCGCCAGACACAGGAGGTGGTGGCCCGGGCGGTCGCGGCGATGGAACGCGCGGTCGGCAAGCCCGACTCGGGCGACGACCCGGTGTGGATCACCTACTTCGACGAGGCCTATCTCGCCGACGAACTCGCGCACTGCCACCGCGACCTGGGGCAGGCCGAGGGCGCGGCCAAGCGCGCGCAGGAGGCGCTCGCGGGCCTGCCGGAGTCCCGTGCCAGGCGGCGCGCCATCGGATACGTGCTGCTGGCCACCGCCCAGGTGCAGCAGCGCGAGGTGGAACAGGCCTGCCACACCGGCCTCCAGGCCGTCGAGCTGCTGGGCTCGCTCCGCTCCAACCGGGGCACGGAGTACCTGGAGGACCTCCAGGAACGCCTGGAGCCGTACCGGGACGAGCCGGTGGTGCGCGAGTTCGGGGCGCGCCTGGAACTCCAGGCCGCGTGA
- a CDS encoding bifunctional DNA primase/polymerase: MQRYENEVLLDAAVRYAEERHWEVFPGAWLEVAAGEQKCSCRVPACAMPGAHALGADWRTVATESATAVRRMWEEHPTAAVLLPTGQAFDVLDVPESAGFLALARMERMQVPVGPVTQVPTGRMQFFVLAGGAAKVPGLLRKLGWSPSGLDLAALGEGDYVVAPPTRIGGRGVVQWARRPTTANRWLPDVAELVAAVAYACGREAAV, translated from the coding sequence GTGCAGCGGTACGAGAACGAGGTGCTGCTCGACGCCGCCGTGCGGTACGCGGAGGAGCGGCACTGGGAGGTCTTCCCCGGCGCATGGCTGGAGGTGGCCGCCGGGGAGCAGAAGTGCTCGTGCCGCGTGCCGGCGTGCGCCATGCCCGGTGCACACGCGCTGGGGGCGGACTGGCGCACGGTGGCGACCGAGAGCGCGACGGCCGTCCGGCGGATGTGGGAGGAGCACCCCACGGCCGCCGTCCTGCTGCCCACGGGGCAGGCGTTCGACGTGCTCGACGTGCCGGAGTCGGCGGGGTTCCTGGCACTGGCGCGGATGGAGCGGATGCAGGTGCCGGTGGGGCCGGTGACGCAGGTGCCCACGGGACGCATGCAGTTCTTCGTGCTGGCCGGGGGCGCGGCCAAGGTCCCCGGGCTGCTGCGGAAGCTCGGTTGGTCGCCTTCGGGGCTCGACCTGGCGGCACTGGGCGAGGGCGACTACGTGGTGGCGCCGCCGACCCGGATCGGCGGGCGGGGGGTCGTGCAGTGGGCCAGGCGCCCCACCACCGCGAACCGCTGGCTGCCGGACGTGGCGGAGCTGGTGGCCGCGGTGGCGTACGCGTGCGGGCGGGAGGCGGCGGTGTAG
- a CDS encoding ABC transporter ATP-binding protein encodes MDVEKAAAGREPDAEAGPETAAGGKPEAGARPEQEATEAAGAGAGAADEPDAAVRIRSLWKRFGQQIAVAGIDLTFPAGRFIGLVGPNGAGKTTTLSMITGLLRPDQGTVEVVGRDVWHDPVDVKSRIGVLPEGLRMFERLSGRELLTYTGRLRGMPAAEVDKRATQLLDVLSLAGSQHKLVVDYSTGMRKKIGLACALLHNPEVLFLDEPFEGVDPVSAQTIRGVLERYTGSGATVVFSSHVMELVESLCDWVAVMAAGRIRAQGPLAEVRGDAPSLQAAFLELVGARAGDTGSSLDWLGGGAR; translated from the coding sequence ATGGACGTAGAGAAAGCGGCCGCGGGCCGGGAGCCGGACGCGGAGGCGGGCCCAGAGACGGCGGCGGGCGGGAAGCCGGAGGCGGGCGCGCGCCCGGAGCAGGAGGCGACCGAGGCCGCGGGGGCGGGCGCGGGCGCGGCCGACGAGCCGGACGCGGCCGTGCGGATCCGTTCCCTGTGGAAACGCTTCGGCCAGCAGATCGCCGTGGCCGGCATCGATCTCACCTTCCCCGCCGGCCGCTTCATCGGCCTCGTCGGCCCCAACGGCGCCGGGAAGACCACCACCCTCTCCATGATCACCGGCCTGCTCCGCCCGGACCAGGGCACCGTGGAGGTCGTCGGCCGGGACGTCTGGCACGACCCGGTCGACGTCAAGTCCCGTATCGGCGTGCTCCCCGAGGGCCTGCGGATGTTCGAGCGGCTCTCCGGCCGCGAACTGCTCACCTACACGGGCCGCCTGCGCGGGATGCCCGCCGCGGAGGTCGACAAGCGCGCCACCCAGCTCCTGGACGTGCTGAGCCTGGCCGGCTCCCAGCACAAGCTGGTCGTCGACTACTCCACCGGCATGCGCAAGAAGATCGGCCTGGCCTGCGCGCTGCTGCACAACCCCGAAGTGCTCTTCCTGGACGAGCCGTTCGAGGGCGTCGACCCGGTCTCGGCGCAGACGATCCGCGGCGTGCTGGAGCGGTACACGGGCTCCGGCGCGACCGTCGTGTTCTCCAGCCATGTGATGGAGCTGGTGGAGTCGCTGTGCGACTGGGTCGCGGTGATGGCCGCGGGGCGGATCCGCGCGCAGGGCCCGCTCGCCGAGGTGCGCGGTGACGCGCCCTCCCTCCAGGCCGCGTTCCTGGAACTGGTCGGCGCCCGGGCCGGCGACACCGGCTCCTCCCTCGACTGGCTGGGAGGTGGCGCGCGATGA